A genomic region of Trifolium pratense cultivar HEN17-A07 linkage group LG3, ARS_RC_1.1, whole genome shotgun sequence contains the following coding sequences:
- the LOC123917179 gene encoding tryptophan synthase beta chain 1-like: protein MASSISTFNSSNLFISKEQTNPSSHFPSNIIKFASFPSKTTSNVSCSVTRDTSSVLPLEEHTKVENGSVLLQRPDSFGRFGKFGGKYVPETLMHALTELETSFHSLAGDEAFQKELAGILKDYVGRESPLYFAERLTEHYKRPNGEGPHIYLKREDLNHTGAHKINNAVAQALLAKILGKKRIIAETGAGQHGVATATVCARFGLECIIYMGAQDMERQALNVFRMRLLGAEVRPVHSGTATLKDATSEAIRDWVTNVETTHYILGSVAGPHPYPMMVREFHAVIGKETRKQALEKWGGKPDVLIACVGGGSNAMGLFHEFVDDSDVRLIGVEAAGFGLDSGKHAATLTKGEIGVLHGAMSYLLQDDDGQIVEPHSISAGLDYPGVGPEHSFLKDIGRAEYYSITDDEALEAFKRVSRLEGIIPALETSHALAYLEKICPTLPNGTKVVVNFSGRGDKDVHTAIKHLKL, encoded by the exons ATGGCTTCATCAATCTCAACCTTCAACTCATCAAACTTGTTCATTTCCAAAGAACAAACCAACCCATCTTCCCATTTTCCATCAAACATCATAAAGTTTGCATCTTTCCCATCAAAAACCACTTCTAATGTCTCTTGTTCTGTCACTAGAGACACTTCCTCTGTTCTTCCATTAGAGGAACATACCAAGGTTGAAAATGGGTCGGTTCTTCTTCAACGACCCGATTCATTTGGAAGATTTGGAAAATTCGGTGGGAAATATGTTCCTGAAACTCTTATGCACGCTCTCACTGAGCTTGAAACTTCATTTCATTCACTAGCTGGTGATGAAGCTTTTCag AAAGAGTTGGCTGGGATTCTAAAGGACTATGTTGGTCGGGAGAGTCCTCTTTATTTTGCAGAAAGGTTGACGGAGCATTACAAGAGGCCTAATGGTGAAGGGCCTCACATTTATCTTAAGAGGGAGGATCTTAACCACACTGGGGCTCATAAAATTAACAATGCTGTTGCACAAGCTTTGCTTGCTAAGATTTTGGGAAAAAAACGCATTATTGCTGAAACTGGAGCTGGGCAGCATGGCGTTGCCACTGCTACTGTATGTGCTCGATTTGGTTTAGAATGCATTATTTATATGGGTGCACAGGATATGGAAAGGCAGGCACTGAATGTTTTCAGAATGCGTCTTCTTGGTGCTGAG GTGAGACCAGTCCATTCTGGGACTGCTACACTTAAGGATGCTACATCAGAGGCTATAAGGGACTGGGTGACTAATGTTGAAACAACTCATTATATTTTGGGTTCTGTTGCCGGACCGCATCCATATCCAATGATGGTACGAGAGTTTCATGCTGTGATTGGCAAGGAAACAAGAAAACAAGCTTTGGAAAAATGGGGAGGGAAACCAGATGTTCTGATTGCATGTGTCGGTGGAGGTTCAAATGCCATGGGACTTTTCCATGAAtttgttgatgatagtgatgTTAGGCTAATTGGTGTGGAAGCTGCTGGCTTTGGCCTGGACAGTGGCAAGCACGCTGCTACATTAACAAAGGGAGAAATTGGGGTTTTGCATGGAGCTATGAGCTATCTGCTGCAGGATGATGATGGACAAATAGTTGAGCCTCACTCCATTAGTGCAGG CTTGGACTACCCCGGTGTTGGACCTGAACATAGCTTTTTGAAAGACATAGGGCGTGCTGAGTATTATAGCATCACTGACGATGAAGCATTGGAAG CTTTTAAGAGAGTTTCGCGACTTGAAGGCATCATTCCAGCTCTGGAAACATCCCATGCTTTGGCGTATCTTGAGAAAATATGTCCAACCCTTCCTAATGGAACAAAGGTTGTGGTTAACTTCAGTGGCCGAGGTGATAAGGATGTTCACACTGCTATCAAGCACTTGAAGCTTTGA